In Oceanobacillus sp. FSL K6-2867, one DNA window encodes the following:
- a CDS encoding CDP-glycerol glycerophosphotransferase family protein has protein sequence MNTYVKNYWSLYLDFLYDFQKLNYKGFSLSFICHFPSLIRKNTELWKGLYDEKFSDQLKNEVRDQKEIQEVFNNYILSHKKKQLVKVKQGKVVVNYDTILRFPEKTFNDYFDRSKTMIVMAGSKNNKKRSGSVYVNSTLFNLPVNYLSNYKIDTKKDIVRLQNQAKSMFKSYKNHHLYKDGNFQTLFLKKIAEIVNCIEQSIHFYDEVLVSCLLVASTHSYISRILLLVAAERGIPSICIQHGILANEFGFIPKIATVDAVYGNYEMGWYKRLGVSKKSIAITGHPRFDQAFQPSTVKRSRLYKQLGLDKNKKTIMIVVRGNRDIAKWRILINTISKRINLNIVIKDYPIKTPHDLTKEFPFVHSSQDYNLYDILPNVDVIVSYPSTVCLEAMLVNKPLFVLNKKLPSYTGYYDSLDEIVQKDPKQLGELIVRFFNDSNWRAYVHEKREKFLQNAYPDSSMSGERLKKLINSLTR, from the coding sequence ATGAATACGTACGTAAAAAATTACTGGTCATTGTACCTTGATTTTCTTTACGACTTTCAAAAGTTGAACTATAAAGGATTTTCCTTATCATTTATATGTCATTTTCCTAGTTTAATTAGAAAAAACACAGAACTTTGGAAGGGTTTATATGATGAAAAATTCTCAGACCAATTAAAAAACGAGGTGAGAGATCAAAAGGAAATTCAAGAGGTATTTAATAACTATATTCTGTCTCATAAGAAAAAACAATTAGTTAAAGTGAAACAAGGAAAAGTAGTAGTGAATTATGATACAATACTTCGGTTTCCAGAAAAGACGTTCAATGATTATTTTGATCGCTCAAAAACAATGATTGTAATGGCGGGTAGTAAAAACAATAAAAAAAGATCTGGTAGTGTTTATGTAAATAGTACGCTATTTAATCTTCCAGTCAACTATTTAAGCAACTATAAAATAGATACAAAAAAAGATATAGTCAGGCTGCAAAATCAGGCAAAATCCATGTTCAAATCCTATAAAAATCACCATCTCTATAAGGATGGAAATTTCCAAACTTTATTTTTAAAAAAAATAGCTGAAATAGTAAATTGTATCGAACAATCCATTCATTTTTATGATGAAGTTCTTGTCTCTTGTTTACTTGTAGCTAGTACTCATAGTTATATAAGCCGTATTTTATTGTTAGTTGCTGCGGAAAGGGGCATACCTTCTATTTGTATACAGCATGGAATTCTTGCAAATGAATTCGGTTTTATACCTAAAATTGCTACAGTTGATGCTGTATATGGCAATTATGAGATGGGTTGGTATAAGCGATTGGGTGTCTCGAAAAAGTCTATTGCCATAACTGGTCATCCAAGATTTGATCAGGCATTTCAGCCTTCTACAGTAAAAAGGTCTAGGCTTTATAAACAATTAGGGCTTGATAAAAACAAAAAAACAATAATGATCGTCGTTAGGGGGAATCGAGATATTGCCAAATGGAGAATCTTAATTAATACAATATCTAAGAGAATAAATTTAAATATAGTTATTAAAGACTATCCTATTAAAACTCCTCACGATCTGACAAAAGAGTTTCCATTTGTCCATTCATCACAAGATTATAATTTATATGACATCCTCCCAAATGTTGACGTTATCGTTTCTTATCCATCTACAGTATGCTTAGAAGCCATGCTTGTAAACAAACCTTTATTTGTATTGAATAAGAAGTTACCGAGTTATACAGGTTATTATGATAGTTTAGATGAAATAGTTCAAAAGGATCCAAAACAATTAGGCGAATTGATAGTAAGATTTTTTAATGATTCTAATTGGAGAGCTTACGTCCATGAGAAAAGGGAAAAATTCCTTCAGAATGCTTATCCCGATTCCAGTATGTCGGGAGAACGATTGAAAAAGTTAATTAATAGCCTTACAAGATAG
- a CDS encoding class I SAM-dependent methyltransferase, with product MSNDSEKTLKEIHDYWKSHSSPDYYMDKIDRSEFLINYINKYIEQNGKILEIGCNVGRNLNYLYKNNFNNLTGIEISEEAIRSLKKTYPLLAKNTNIIHSPVEDIIKELPTKHFELVFTMAVLEHIHPESEWVFEDIARITGGYLITIEAEKAKNWRIFPREYKEIFERFGLKQLEETRCDSIADLRAYTLRVFKK from the coding sequence ATGAGTAATGATAGTGAAAAAACGCTTAAAGAAATCCATGATTACTGGAAAAGCCATAGTTCACCAGACTATTACATGGATAAAATTGACCGAAGCGAGTTTTTAATCAATTATATAAATAAGTATATCGAGCAGAACGGAAAAATACTTGAAATTGGATGTAATGTAGGAAGAAATTTAAATTATCTTTATAAAAACAACTTTAATAACTTGACAGGAATTGAGATAAGTGAAGAAGCAATTCGTTCACTAAAAAAAACATACCCGTTATTAGCCAAAAACACTAACATTATCCATTCACCTGTTGAAGATATAATTAAAGAACTGCCTACTAAACATTTTGAACTTGTCTTTACTATGGCTGTGCTGGAACATATTCATCCGGAAAGTGAATGGGTATTTGAAGACATCGCAAGGATTACTGGGGGCTATTTAATTACTATCGAAGCTGAAAAAGCAAAAAACTGGCGGATTTTCCCAAGAGAATATAAAGAAATTTTTGAGAGGTTTGGTTTAAAACAGTTAGAAGAAACTCGCTGTGATTCAATAGCTGATTTGAGGGCGTATACTCTAAGAGTCTTTAAAAAGTGA
- a CDS encoding CDP-glycerol glycerophosphotransferase family protein, translating into MNTTSRNYWSLYVEFLEVFKDLNYKGFSIPYLCHFRSLNHENKYIWDHLSSEEFIKSLSHEVRDQKTLQQIFNTYKQSHINRKTSKLFNKASHTNGKVVLYDAYNLIRFPKEIITKHFSPTSTIFLQDYKLNEKPKVIKGIPVEGIPSHYLEEYSANVSSNIQILKDKADKIISTYTGHPMFNNETFKKYFYMQIEGIVNRIEEANRYFRKNPVSCIIFSSTHYYQCRTIAMVAAELGIPTICMQHGIIGDERGYMPKIADVDAVYSNFEINWFKQLDISDQALEVIGHPRFDTIHQDPSVSKNELEKQLALKENKKTILIIVRGKIQIEKWEKLIKILDKTGDYNIVIKDYPYLTHQLTAISPNLYPSKHFQLYDLIHHSDLVVSYISTVGLEAMIAKKPVFVLSTPFPTYTGYFDSLGELVQSDPLIISKMINNYFIDEKFKELVEEKREAFLSQAYPAAKPSGDRLVDLVNRLAKSIRDSH; encoded by the coding sequence ATGAATACAACTTCACGTAATTATTGGTCATTGTATGTAGAGTTTTTAGAGGTCTTTAAAGATTTAAATTATAAAGGGTTCTCTATTCCCTACTTATGTCATTTTCGTAGTCTGAACCATGAAAACAAATATATTTGGGACCATTTATCATCAGAGGAATTTATAAAATCTTTATCGCATGAAGTCAGAGACCAAAAAACATTGCAGCAAATTTTCAATACGTATAAACAATCGCATATAAACCGAAAAACAAGTAAACTATTCAATAAGGCAAGTCATACAAATGGAAAAGTAGTTTTATATGATGCCTATAATTTGATACGCTTTCCGAAAGAAATAATAACTAAACATTTCTCTCCTACATCCACTATTTTTCTTCAAGATTATAAGCTTAACGAAAAACCAAAAGTAATTAAAGGTATTCCTGTAGAAGGGATTCCCTCTCATTATTTAGAGGAATACAGTGCTAATGTAAGTTCAAATATCCAAATATTAAAAGATAAAGCGGATAAAATTATATCAACTTATACCGGTCACCCAATGTTTAACAATGAAACATTCAAAAAATATTTTTATATGCAAATAGAAGGAATAGTCAACCGTATTGAGGAAGCCAATAGATATTTTAGAAAGAATCCAGTCTCTTGCATTATTTTTTCTTCAACACATTATTACCAATGCAGGACAATTGCCATGGTCGCGGCGGAATTAGGGATTCCTACCATATGTATGCAGCATGGTATTATTGGAGATGAACGAGGTTACATGCCTAAGATAGCAGATGTTGATGCTGTTTATTCAAATTTTGAAATCAACTGGTTTAAACAATTAGATATATCAGATCAAGCTTTAGAAGTAATTGGACATCCGAGATTTGATACTATCCACCAGGATCCTTCTGTTTCTAAGAATGAGTTAGAGAAACAATTAGCATTAAAGGAAAATAAGAAAACGATACTAATAATTGTCAGGGGCAAAATTCAAATTGAAAAATGGGAAAAACTTATTAAAATACTTGATAAGACCGGGGATTACAATATTGTCATTAAAGATTATCCGTACTTGACACACCAACTCACTGCCATATCGCCTAACTTGTATCCATCTAAACACTTTCAATTATATGATTTAATTCATCATAGTGATTTAGTCGTCTCTTATATTTCTACTGTAGGTTTGGAGGCTATGATTGCTAAAAAGCCAGTTTTTGTTTTGTCCACTCCTTTTCCCACGTATACCGGTTATTTCGACTCTTTAGGTGAATTAGTACAATCAGACCCTTTAATAATCTCAAAAATGATCAACAATTATTTCATAGATGAAAAATTTAAAGAGCTAGTTGAAGAGAAACGGGAAGCATTTTTATCACAAGCATATCCTGCAGCAAAACCTTCTGGAGATAGGCTGGTTGACTTAGTTAATCGGCTGGCAAAATCCATCAGGGACAGCCACTAG
- a CDS encoding class I SAM-dependent methyltransferase translates to MTESKLNEIHDHWVKNSTPMRYANKLERSEFLLKYVEKYVEKKGKVLEVGCNVGRNLNHLYEHGYKGMTGIEISQEAAISLQKTYPKLAEDAVIINSPVEDVIKKFLPNSFNLVFSMAVFEHIHPDSEWVFEEIARITGSYLITVEAEETSRWHIFARNYKTIFENFGFKQVTESNCKEAGLGLYTLRVFKKVGN, encoded by the coding sequence GTGACAGAATCAAAACTTAACGAAATTCATGATCATTGGGTTAAAAACAGTACTCCGATGAGATATGCAAATAAATTGGAGAGAAGCGAGTTTTTATTGAAATATGTAGAAAAGTATGTTGAGAAAAAAGGAAAGGTTCTTGAGGTTGGCTGTAATGTTGGTCGTAATCTGAATCATCTCTATGAGCATGGCTATAAAGGAATGACTGGAATTGAAATTAGTCAAGAAGCGGCTATTAGTCTTCAGAAAACGTATCCAAAACTTGCGGAAGATGCGGTAATTATTAATTCTCCAGTTGAGGACGTAATTAAAAAATTCCTTCCTAATTCTTTTAACTTAGTCTTTTCAATGGCAGTTTTTGAACATATCCACCCAGACAGTGAGTGGGTTTTTGAAGAAATAGCAAGAATTACAGGATCTTATTTAATAACAGTAGAAGCAGAAGAAACTTCACGTTGGCACATTTTCGCAAGAAACTACAAGACCATTTTTGAAAACTTTGGTTTTAAGCAGGTAACGGAAAGTAATTGCAAAGAAGCTGGTTTAGGACTATATACGCTTCGTGTATTTAAAAAAGTAGGAAATTAA